In the Sulfobacillus thermosulfidooxidans DSM 9293 genome, GTTCCCCACGGCAACAGGCGCCCCAACCAAAGATGCCCCAGTTCGTGAGCTAAGGTAAATCGCTCGCGAGCTTCTAATTGGGGCCTCAGGACGACAGCAGGGCAAAGATAAAGGCTATCCCAAAAAATCATCCCCCACCAATCGCCCACTTCCACCTCGCTGTCGTAGCGATAAACCGGCACGCCTAACCGTTGGGCCAAGAGCCAAACATCAACCGGGGCTTCTTCCGAAGGACGTAAGCGATCGTCGTCAAGTGCATTGAATTTCATAAGAGGATCTGACCAAAGATTTAAACTGTCCGGGGAAGGCTCTCTCATAAGAACCATCTTGCTGATGTCGAGGTCTATTTGAGGGGTTCCTCGCGCCGCCAAAACTGCAACATCGGTTAATTTTCGAGCCATTTGACGTCGAACAAACCGTTGAATGCCTGGCGGCAAGCGATAAACAATCCGAGAATCCTCCCGAACGACCGCCTCAAACAAGCCAGGATACGTCATCACTTCGCGAGCCCACCCCGAAACCACGGGATCATTCGAACGACAACACTTAGCTATCAGTGCTGCAATCGTCTGGCGATCTTCCTTCGACCCATGGTCAAAATGATGCAACACGCCCGTATGAAATAGACTCCGCTCATACGCAGAACGATCCTTCAAAATCACAGCCAAAGTGATGTCAGGATTAGAATCTGACAAAAGAACCTTTTTCCACTGGTCATCATCATACGTTATAGACGGAAGATCACTAATCAAGTCTGCCATCAACCAG is a window encoding:
- a CDS encoding ImmA/IrrE family metallo-endopeptidase, with the translated sequence MTVVEAKDLATKTWLAFCDGGTTQELWDEGIRASFDWSQLVTADDAAVVYGSVLLWLRTTPKDEKNRSNVKALLEKIAPDFFETARWLMADLISDLPSITYDDDQWKKVLLSDSNPDITLAVILKDRSAYERSLFHTGVLHHFDHGSKEDRQTIAALIAKCCRSNDPVVSGWAREVMTYPGLFEAVVREDSRIVYRLPPGIQRFVRRQMARKLTDVAVLAARGTPQIDLDISKMVLMREPSPDSLNLWSDPLMKFNALDDDRLRPSEEAPVDVWLLAQRLGVPVYRYDSEVEVGDWWGMIFWDSLYLCPAVVLRPQLEARERFTLAHELGHLWLGRLLPWGTAENEWDMFGQSDEREVNRFASRLLVPIRVVQRQKDWSWSDVEQLADRYKVSRQAAAIAVIEAVQRYALINVKNGFIHWVWTGSQFPRLHVGRESPVPDAIVSCNGYVSARSIVDSREDPGDLVIRVERFDYSAVYSLYWLAII